Proteins encoded by one window of Sediminicoccus rosea:
- the rpsJ gene encoding 30S ribosomal protein S10, protein MDSQNIRIRLKAFDHRVLDGSTREIVQTAKRTGARVRGPIPLPTQIERFTVNRSPHVDKKSREQFEIRTHRRLLDIVDPTPQTVDALMKLDLASGVDVEIKI, encoded by the coding sequence ATGGACAGCCAAAATATCCGCATCCGCCTCAAGGCGTTCGATCACCGCGTGCTGGATGGCAGCACGCGGGAGATCGTGCAGACCGCGAAGCGGACCGGTGCGCGCGTGCGGGGTCCGATCCCGCTGCCGACGCAGATCGAGCGCTTCACGGTGAACCGCTCGCCCCACGTGGACAAGAAGAGCCGCGAGCAGTTCGAGATTCGGACGCATCGCCGGCTTCTCGACATCGTCGACCCCACCCCGCAGACCGTGGACGCGCTGATGAAGCTCGACCTCGCCTCGGGCGTGGACGTCGAGATCAAGATCTGA